Proteins from a genomic interval of Piscinibacter sp. HJYY11:
- a CDS encoding LysR family transcriptional regulator has protein sequence MKLTHRQIEVFRAVMNTGNVTQAAQALHTSQPTVSRELARLEQVLQMNLFDRVRGRLRPTARALALLEEVQRSYLGLERIAAAARSLREFAQGRLSIACLPALAHGLLPLAVQRFAAEHPQVGVSITPQESPLLEEWLTEQRFDLGLCERIHAPAATSTSTLLQADEVGVLPDGHPLLAKRVLKPKDFAGQPFVSFAPADPYRELVDALFEREGVQRRLAVETASAASVCALVRQGLGVAIVNPLTAMELAGAGVQVRPLSFSIPFAVTLVLPQLRPASPLREAFVAALQQAAGSLQARLRQLSKR, from the coding sequence ATGAAGCTGACGCACCGCCAGATCGAGGTCTTCCGAGCCGTGATGAACACCGGCAACGTGACCCAGGCCGCGCAGGCGTTGCACACCTCTCAGCCCACCGTCAGCCGCGAGCTGGCGCGCCTGGAGCAGGTGCTGCAGATGAACCTCTTCGACCGTGTGCGCGGCCGGCTGAGGCCCACCGCGCGCGCACTCGCCCTGCTCGAAGAGGTGCAGCGCTCCTACCTTGGCCTGGAGCGCATCGCCGCGGCTGCACGGTCTCTGCGCGAGTTCGCGCAGGGCCGTCTCAGCATCGCCTGCCTGCCCGCGCTGGCGCATGGGCTGCTGCCGTTGGCCGTGCAGCGCTTCGCCGCCGAGCACCCGCAGGTCGGCGTCTCCATCACGCCGCAGGAATCACCGCTGCTCGAAGAGTGGCTCACCGAGCAGCGCTTCGACCTCGGCCTCTGCGAACGCATCCATGCCCCCGCGGCGACGTCGACCTCGACGCTGCTGCAGGCCGACGAGGTGGGCGTGCTGCCCGATGGCCACCCCTTGCTGGCCAAGCGTGTGCTCAAGCCGAAGGACTTCGCCGGCCAGCCCTTTGTGAGCTTCGCCCCGGCCGACCCCTACCGCGAGCTGGTCGATGCGCTCTTCGAGCGCGAGGGCGTGCAGCGCCGCCTCGCCGTCGAGACGGCCAGTGCCGCATCGGTCTGTGCGCTGGTGCGGCAGGGCCTGGGCGTGGCCATCGTCAACCCGCTCACGGCGATGGAGCTGGCCGGTGCCGGGGTGCAGGTGCGGCCGCTGTCCTTCTCGATTCCGTTTGCGGTGACGCTGGTGCTGCCGCAGCTGCGGCCTGCCAGCCCCTTGCGTGAGGCCTTCGTCGCAGCCTTGCAACAGGCCGCGGGCAGCCTGCAAGCGCGCCTGCGGCAGTTGTCGAAGCGGTGA
- a CDS encoding glutathione S-transferase family protein, which yields MLTLYYAPATCALAAHIALEQAGADYRLERVDFKSSQQRSPEYLKLNPRGRVPALVTEHGVLTETPAILLYIAQRYPEAKLVPFNDPWALAQLNAFCSYLCSTVHVAHAHGRRGARWADDPAAIEAMKAKVPQTVGDGFAMIETEFFKGPWVMGERYTIADPYLYTLATWMEGDSVDPARFPKVAEHRRRMASLPAVQKVLAAEA from the coding sequence ATGCTGACCCTCTACTACGCCCCCGCCACCTGCGCCCTCGCCGCGCACATCGCCCTCGAGCAGGCCGGCGCCGACTACCGCCTGGAGCGGGTCGACTTCAAGAGTTCGCAGCAGCGCTCGCCCGAATACCTGAAGCTCAACCCGCGCGGCCGCGTGCCGGCGCTCGTGACCGAACACGGCGTGCTGACCGAGACGCCGGCGATCCTGCTCTACATCGCGCAGCGCTACCCCGAGGCGAAGCTCGTCCCGTTCAACGACCCGTGGGCGCTCGCGCAGCTCAATGCCTTCTGCAGCTACCTCTGCTCGACGGTGCACGTGGCGCACGCCCACGGCCGGCGCGGCGCGCGCTGGGCCGACGACCCGGCAGCCATCGAGGCGATGAAGGCCAAGGTGCCGCAGACCGTGGGCGACGGCTTCGCGATGATCGAGACCGAGTTCTTCAAGGGCCCCTGGGTCATGGGTGAGCGCTACACCATTGCCGATCCGTACCTCTACACCCTCGCCACCTGGATGGAAGGCGACAGTGTGGACCCGGCCCGCTTCCCCAAGGTGGCCGAACACCGCCGCCGCATGGCGTCGCTGCCGGCGGTGCAGAAGGTGCTGGCCGCCGAAGCCTGA